The Kaustia mangrovi genome has a segment encoding these proteins:
- a CDS encoding SH3 domain-containing protein: MTALRTYEIGDRVACELFDAWTVTGREADRYAVRWDGEPHTGISPCWYPEELAPANDDHRFKAGDRVRFTERCPDHWWFGPTKAYREGTIEEAGCSAVLKHEVAVPGWPFPAHVNDEHIELIAEPAKPRKCIVAKLTTGGEPRPYAAPYVHDGRHSAETEARRLCEMHPGMSFAVYEMVSVSRAPKPSAITEAA, translated from the coding sequence ATGACTGCACTGCGCACATACGAGATTGGCGACCGGGTTGCGTGCGAACTCTTCGACGCTTGGACAGTGACCGGCCGTGAGGCGGATCGCTATGCGGTCCGGTGGGACGGGGAGCCCCATACCGGCATTTCGCCGTGCTGGTATCCCGAAGAGCTGGCGCCGGCGAATGATGACCACCGGTTCAAGGCGGGCGACCGCGTGCGGTTCACCGAGCGGTGCCCGGATCATTGGTGGTTCGGACCGACCAAGGCGTACCGCGAGGGCACGATTGAGGAGGCCGGATGCAGCGCCGTGCTCAAGCATGAGGTTGCTGTTCCCGGCTGGCCATTCCCGGCGCACGTCAATGACGAGCATATCGAGCTCATTGCGGAGCCCGCCAAGCCCCGCAAATGCATCGTGGCCAAGCTGACGACTGGTGGCGAACCGCGCCCGTATGCCGCGCCGTATGTCCACGACGGCCGGCATTCGGCGGAGACCGAGGCGCGCCGGCTTTGCGAAATGCACCCCGGTATGTCGTTCGCGGTCTACGAGATGGTGTCCGTGTCGCGCGCGCCCAAGCCGTCGGCAATCACGGAGGCGGCGTGA
- a CDS encoding S24 family peptidase — MIDGINTPMTQSAAHKLQELLTRSGLSRSKLSLLAGYSTPSGAQRFLDPDQYHEPFFRHDIAERFAKALAGRGSPPITKQEVMALAGVSGDAEEAAMAHEPNARIGGPAPPYDRNAVPVYGRARGGDDGRYEFNGEVIGWEPRPAHLRGVPGVYAVYIDGESMYPRYKPGETVVAQPGKPVAKGDDVIIQLAPDSEDESPFGFVKEFVKYTPTKIILSQFNPPRQIEFERDKVISVHRIVHASR, encoded by the coding sequence ATGATTGATGGTATCAACACACCCATGACACAGTCGGCTGCACATAAGCTGCAAGAGCTATTGACGCGTTCGGGCCTCTCCCGCTCCAAGCTCTCTTTGCTGGCCGGATACTCGACGCCTTCCGGCGCCCAGCGTTTCCTGGATCCCGACCAGTATCATGAGCCGTTCTTTCGGCACGATATCGCGGAGAGGTTCGCGAAAGCCCTCGCTGGCAGAGGATCGCCGCCCATCACGAAGCAAGAGGTGATGGCATTGGCTGGCGTCTCTGGCGACGCCGAAGAGGCCGCAATGGCGCATGAGCCAAATGCGCGTATTGGCGGACCGGCGCCGCCGTACGACAGGAATGCCGTTCCCGTCTACGGGCGCGCCCGTGGGGGCGACGACGGCCGCTATGAGTTCAATGGAGAGGTAATTGGCTGGGAGCCGAGGCCGGCTCATTTGCGGGGGGTTCCGGGGGTGTATGCTGTCTATATAGACGGAGAATCAATGTATCCGCGCTATAAGCCTGGCGAGACAGTCGTTGCACAACCGGGCAAGCCCGTCGCGAAGGGAGACGACGTGATTATACAGCTCGCCCCGGATAGTGAAGACGAGTCGCCATTCGGCTTCGTGAAAGAGTTCGTAAAATATACTCCCACGAAGATAATCCTTTCGCAGTTCAATCCGCCGAGGCAGATAGAATTTGAGCGCGACAAGGTCATATCAGTGCATCGGATTGTGCATGCATCGCGATAG
- a CDS encoding carboxypeptidase-like regulatory domain-containing protein — MAAVVGVALLLGGCVGAAIGVGSQLPDKHVMTSPFDARQVAHIHQVGDANIEGVMTVPDRYDDKSMVPPAGSQIRVYPDSPYAREWIQALFGDRKASFDPIEIDSALESDFKRMARVGRTDKNGRFRIDGIPAGAYFVVGTGYFADAKRLQKSALVYERVTLTKGQTANVALDGR; from the coding sequence ATGGCGGCCGTCGTCGGCGTGGCATTGCTATTGGGTGGATGCGTCGGGGCCGCAATCGGCGTCGGGTCGCAATTGCCGGATAAGCACGTCATGACATCGCCGTTCGATGCCAGGCAGGTCGCCCATATCCACCAAGTCGGAGACGCCAATATAGAAGGCGTTATGACCGTGCCTGATCGCTATGACGACAAGTCTATGGTGCCGCCGGCCGGCTCGCAGATCCGCGTCTATCCCGATTCACCGTACGCGCGAGAGTGGATTCAAGCGCTGTTCGGTGATCGCAAGGCATCGTTCGATCCAATCGAAATAGACTCCGCTCTCGAATCGGACTTCAAGCGCATGGCTCGCGTGGGGCGCACCGACAAGAACGGCCGGTTCCGAATCGACGGCATCCCGGCTGGCGCGTACTTCGTGGTCGGCACGGGATATTTTGCGGACGCGAAGCGGCTACAGAAGAGTGCGCTGGTCTATGAGCGCGTAACGCTCACAAAGGGTCAGACTGCCAATGTGGCGCTGGATGGGCGGTGA
- a CDS encoding tyrosine-type recombinase/integrase → MKLALVLALHTGQRQGDLLKLAWGSYDGTHIAVRQGKTGRDVKVKCTNALKTTLDGLARTSPLILTTKTGRAFKKRYFANQWEATCKAAGIADLHFHDIRGTTVTMLFQAGCSLGEIVSVTGHSLRRAQDILDKYLARTSTMADSAIAKMENVLETDFAKRSAKRGGEKPAKEWRAGEDSNPRPPDS, encoded by the coding sequence ATGAAGCTTGCCCTCGTGCTCGCGCTCCATACCGGCCAGCGGCAGGGCGATCTGCTCAAGCTTGCCTGGGGCAGCTATGACGGAACGCATATCGCGGTGCGGCAGGGCAAGACCGGCCGCGACGTTAAGGTCAAATGCACGAATGCCCTAAAGACCACGCTCGACGGTCTCGCACGAACATCGCCGCTGATCCTGACCACCAAGACTGGCCGCGCGTTCAAGAAACGGTACTTCGCCAACCAATGGGAGGCGACGTGCAAGGCGGCAGGCATCGCCGATCTGCACTTTCACGATATCCGGGGAACCACGGTGACCATGCTGTTTCAGGCGGGTTGCAGCCTGGGTGAAATCGTGTCCGTCACCGGCCACTCGCTGCGCCGCGCGCAGGACATTCTGGACAAGTATCTCGCCCGCACGAGCACGATGGCCGACAGCGCGATAGCCAAGATGGAGAACGTCTTGGAAACAGATTTTGCAAAACGGTCTGCAAAACGGGGAGGGGAAAAACCCGCGAAGGAGTGGCGCGCCGGGGAGGATTCGAACCCCCGACCCCCAGATTCGTAG
- a CDS encoding P1 family peptidase: MSAQPGPRNLITDVGGLLVGNAHDERVRTGATVVLAETEAVAAVDIRGGAPGTRETDALDPVSLVDAIHAVALSGGSVFGLEAAAGVTHLLAERGRGFTFGDQPKPTPVVPGAILFDIRNGGDKDWGDTPPYRALGMAACEAASADFALGNHGAGFGALAGTLKGGLGSASLRWQGATVGALVAVNSFGSALVPGTGRFWAGPFEIGGEFGGLGPAPNCAPHAPLAGTKAEALPDAAGAGQNTTVAVVATDAALTRSEAKRLAIMATDGMARALRPVHTPYDGDLVFALATGRVPLAEPRPLTLGCLGTLAADTLARAIARGIYEARTMGPWTGFRDGHAKFPATDA, from the coding sequence ATGAGCGCGCAACCGGGGCCACGCAACCTCATCACCGATGTCGGCGGGCTGCTCGTCGGCAACGCCCATGACGAGCGCGTGCGCACCGGCGCGACGGTGGTGCTTGCCGAGACGGAGGCCGTCGCCGCGGTCGACATACGCGGCGGAGCGCCCGGCACGCGCGAGACCGACGCGCTCGATCCGGTCTCGCTCGTCGACGCCATCCACGCGGTCGCGCTGTCCGGCGGCTCGGTCTTCGGGCTGGAGGCGGCGGCGGGCGTGACCCATCTCCTGGCCGAGCGCGGCCGGGGCTTCACCTTCGGCGACCAGCCGAAGCCGACACCCGTCGTGCCGGGCGCGATCCTGTTCGACATCCGCAATGGCGGCGACAAGGACTGGGGCGACACACCGCCCTATCGCGCACTCGGAATGGCGGCGTGCGAGGCCGCCTCGGCGGATTTCGCACTCGGCAATCACGGCGCGGGGTTCGGCGCGCTCGCCGGCACGCTGAAGGGCGGGCTCGGCAGCGCCTCGCTGCGCTGGCAGGGCGCGACCGTCGGGGCGCTCGTGGCGGTCAACAGCTTCGGCTCCGCGCTCGTTCCGGGAACGGGGCGCTTCTGGGCGGGGCCCTTCGAGATCGGCGGGGAGTTCGGCGGGCTGGGGCCCGCCCCGAACTGCGCGCCGCACGCGCCCCTGGCCGGCACGAAGGCGGAGGCGCTGCCGGATGCCGCCGGGGCCGGGCAGAACACCACCGTCGCGGTGGTGGCGACCGACGCCGCCCTCACGCGCAGCGAGGCGAAGCGGCTCGCCATCATGGCCACCGACGGCATGGCGCGCGCGCTCCGCCCGGTCCACACCCCCTATGACGGCGACCTCGTCTTCGCGCTGGCGACGGGCCGCGTCCCCCTTGCCGAACCGCGCCCGCTGACGCTCGGCTGCCTCGGCACGCTCGCCGCCGACACGCTGGCCCGCGCCATCGCCCGCGGCATCTACGAGGCCCGCACCATGGGCCCGTGGACGGGCTTCCGCGACGGGCACGCAAAATTCCCTGCGACAGATGCGTAA
- the ggt gene encoding gamma-glutamyltransferase, which translates to MRLRVLFSLLALLVLAACGDNRPAMVSTANEHASKAALAMLDRGGSAVDAAIAAQLVLSLVEPQSSGIGGGAFMLYRDAGDGEMVAYDGREMAPEAAGGDLFLKPDGEPMGFMEAVIGGRSVGVPGVVAMLWKAHEEHGRLDWADLFRPAIGLAHEGFAVSPRLHEMIARDEWLRREPATRDYFFVADPSSPDGLAPLPVGHVLKNPAYARTLETIAEQGPEGFYEGEVAGAIVQAVTSHPNRGLMTLDDLKGYEAKARDPLCRPYRAYEVCGMPPPTSGGLTTLMILGMLEPFELSAMRPGSRMAVHLVSEASALAFADRAVYMADADFVPVPVEGLLDRGYLRSRARLIDPLRATGKAEAGTPPGLREARANGSDLTRPGTSHLSIVDGQGNAVSMTTSVEGPFGSHLMAGGFILNNQLTDFSFVPERDGTPVANRVEGGKRPRSSMSPTLVLDGQGDLFAAVGSPGGSRIIGYVTETLIALMDWKLDMQAAIDLPRFVDRNGPVELEAGTPLAALKGPLEAMGHEVTVRPLTSGLHGVRETAAGLDGGADPRREGVVLTTRED; encoded by the coding sequence ATGCGGCTTCGCGTTCTCTTCTCCCTCCTTGCGCTTCTGGTCCTTGCGGCCTGTGGCGACAACCGCCCGGCCATGGTCTCCACGGCGAACGAGCATGCCTCGAAGGCGGCGCTCGCCATGCTCGACCGGGGCGGCAGCGCGGTCGATGCGGCCATCGCCGCCCAGCTTGTGCTCAGTCTCGTCGAGCCGCAATCCTCCGGGATCGGCGGCGGCGCCTTCATGCTCTATCGCGATGCCGGCGACGGCGAGATGGTCGCCTATGACGGGCGCGAAATGGCACCGGAGGCCGCGGGCGGCGACCTGTTCCTCAAGCCCGACGGCGAGCCCATGGGCTTCATGGAGGCGGTGATCGGCGGGCGCTCGGTCGGCGTGCCGGGGGTCGTGGCCATGCTGTGGAAAGCGCACGAGGAGCATGGCCGGCTCGACTGGGCGGACCTCTTCCGCCCGGCCATCGGGCTTGCCCATGAGGGCTTCGCGGTGAGCCCGCGGCTTCACGAGATGATCGCCAGGGACGAATGGCTGAGGCGGGAGCCGGCGACGCGCGACTATTTCTTCGTCGCCGATCCGTCGAGCCCCGACGGTCTCGCGCCGCTTCCCGTCGGCCATGTGCTCAAGAACCCGGCCTATGCGCGCACGCTGGAGACGATTGCGGAGCAGGGCCCGGAAGGCTTCTATGAGGGCGAGGTGGCCGGCGCCATCGTGCAGGCGGTGACGAGCCATCCCAATCGCGGGCTCATGACGCTCGACGACCTCAAGGGCTACGAGGCCAAGGCCCGCGATCCGCTGTGCCGGCCTTACAGGGCCTACGAGGTCTGCGGCATGCCGCCGCCGACATCGGGCGGGCTCACCACGCTCATGATCCTGGGGATGCTGGAGCCCTTCGAGCTCTCCGCCATGCGGCCGGGCTCGCGCATGGCGGTGCACCTCGTCAGCGAGGCGAGCGCGCTGGCCTTCGCCGACCGGGCGGTCTACATGGCCGATGCCGATTTCGTGCCGGTGCCGGTGGAGGGGCTGCTCGACCGGGGATATCTCAGGAGCCGCGCCCGGCTGATCGATCCGCTGCGCGCCACCGGCAAGGCCGAGGCGGGGACCCCGCCGGGGCTTCGCGAGGCGCGGGCCAACGGCTCGGACCTGACCCGGCCGGGCACGAGCCATCTCTCCATCGTTGACGGGCAGGGCAATGCGGTGTCCATGACGACCTCGGTGGAAGGGCCGTTCGGTTCCCATCTGATGGCCGGCGGCTTCATCCTGAACAACCAGCTCACCGACTTCTCCTTCGTGCCCGAGCGCGACGGCACGCCGGTCGCCAACCGGGTGGAAGGCGGCAAGCGGCCGCGCTCGTCCATGTCGCCGACGCTCGTGCTCGACGGGCAGGGCGATCTCTTCGCCGCCGTCGGCTCGCCGGGCGGCAGCCGGATCATCGGCTATGTCACCGAGACGTTGATCGCGCTCATGGACTGGAAGCTCGACATGCAGGCGGCCATCGACCTGCCCCGCTTCGTGGACCGCAACGGGCCGGTGGAGCTGGAGGCCGGAACGCCGCTCGCCGCGCTCAAGGGGCCGCTCGAGGCCATGGGCCACGAGGTGACGGTCCGCCCGCTCACGAGCGGCCTGCATGGTGTGCGCGAGACGGCGGCGGGCCTCGACGGGGGCGCCGATCCGAGGCGGGAAGGCGTGGTCCTGACGACGCGGGAGGACTGA